ATGCCCGCGTCTCCTCGCTCTCCAGGGAGGGTCTGAAGCAGAGGACGGAGCAGCTGAAGCAGAAGGCGACCTCTCAGATGGCGTATGTCCTGAAACTGACCGTCCCAATCCTGTCGCTATTCCATTCCCCACCGCCCGATCCCCGGCACTCAAGGACCCCACGCCCGATCCCCGGCACTCAAGGACCCCACGCCCGATCCCCGGCACTCAAGGACCCCACGCCCGATCCCCGGCACTCAAGGACCCCACGCCCGATCCCCGGCACTCAAGGACCCCACGCCCGATCCCCGGCACTCAAGGACCCCACGCCCGATCCCCGGCACTCAAGGACCCCACTGCCCGATCCCCGGcactcgccccccacccccactgcccGATccccggacccccccccccccaactgcccgATCcctggcactcccccccccccccccccccccaccatccgaTCCTTGGCACTCAACCCCCAACCATTGTCAAAtatccccccccgccccacccgaTTCCAGgtactcttctcccccccccccagttctcccagtctccccctcacattagTGGGGTGCTGTTACAGTATAATGAGGgcctgtcctgtctctgctccCAGACTCCGGAAGATTAAGGAATATGACCATGATTTCACCACCAAGAGCTTCCCTGAGAAGGCCCAGGAAATCTTCATCGCAGCCCACGAGTGTCTGACACAGTGAGAGCTTGGTATTctgcactctccccctcctctctctctatcccccccctcctttctctctctccccctcctctctctctatcccccccctcctttctctctctctctctctccccctcctctctctctatcccccctcctttctctctactctctctcccccctcctctctctctatccccccctcctttctctctctctctctcccccctcctctctctctatcccccccctcctttctctctctctccccccccctcctttctctctctcccccctcctttctctctctcccccctcctttctctctctccccccctcctttctctctctccccccctcctctctctctctcccccctcctctctctcccccctccttctctctctcccccctcctttctctctctccccccctcctttctctctctctcccccctcctttctctccccccctcctttctctctctcccccccctcctttctctctctcccccccctcctttctctctctccccccctcctttctctctctcccccctcctttctctctctctccccccctcctttctctctctccccccctcctttctctctcctcccccccctcctttctctctctctccccccctcctttctctctctccccccctcctttctctctctctccccccctcctttctctctctctccccccctcctttctctctctccccccctcctttctctctctccccccctcctttctctctctccccccctcctttctctctccccccctcctttctctctctctcccccctcctttctctctctctctctccccccctcctttctctctccccccctcctttctctctccccccctcctttctctctctctcccctccctccttctctctctctccccccctcctttctctctctctcccccccccccttctctctctctccccccctcctttctctctctccccccctcctttctctctctctccccccctcctttctctctctctccccccctcctttctctctctctccccccctcctttctctctctctcccccccctccctttctctctctctcgccccctcctttctctctctccccccctcctttctctctctcccccccctcctttctctctctccccccctcctttctctctctcccccctcctttctctctctctccccccctcctttctctctctctctccccccctcctttctctctctctcccccccctcctttctctctctctccctccctcctttctctctccccccctcctttctctctctctccccccctcctttctctctctctcctccctctcctttctctctctccccccctcctttctctccccccccctcctttctctccccccccctcctttctctctccccccctcctttctctctccccccctcttttctctctccccccctcttttctctctccccccctcctttctctctctcccctcctttctctctctctcccctcctttctctctctctccccccctcctttctctctctctccccccttcctttctctcactctctctctcccccccttcctttctctctctccccccttcctttctctctctccccccttcctttctctctctccccccctcctttctctctctccccccttcctttctctctctccccccctcctttctctctctccccccctcctttctctctctcccccccctcctttctctctctcccccccacctttctctctctctcccccccacctttctctctctctcccccccctcctttctctctccccccctcctttctctctccccccctcctttctctctccccccctcctttctctctccccccctcctttctctctccccccctcctttctctctccccccctcctttctctccccccccctcctttctctctcccccctcctttctctctctcccccctcctttctctctctctcccccctcctttctctctctctctccccctcctttctctctctctctccccctcctttctctctctccccccctcctttctctctctccccccctcctttctctctctcactctcccccctcctttctctctctcactctccccccccccccctttctctctctcactctccccccccccctcctttctctctctcactctcccccccccctcctttctctctctcactctctctatcccccactcctttctctctctctctcccccctctttgctctctctcccccctcttgctctctctcccccctctttgctctctctcccccctttctctccccccctcctttctctctctctctctctcccccccctcctttctctctctctctccccccctcctttctctctctctctccccccctcctttctttccccccctcctttctctctctcccccctctttgctctctctccccccctttctctctctcccccccctcctttctctctctctctccccccccccctcctttctctctctctctctcccccctcctttctctctctctctctctctctctcccccctcctttctcatcTTTCTCCTCTGTTTATTACAGGTTTGAGCGGCACAAGCTGCACACGCTGGTGACTGAACGCTGTTATCCTGTAAGTGACCTGtctcccgtgtgtgtgtctgggaacGTCCCGGTCAGCGCTCGGacggccttgtgtgtgtgtgagactgtcccGGTCACCCTGacctccccctctgtcccccccccaggAGATGGTGCGGGGGAACCGTTACCGCACGCTGCGCTGGCGTTTCCTGGGCTCGCTGGAGCCCCCGCGCGTGGTGCAAATCCGCTGCCATGAAATGATCACCAAGGGCAACATGTACGGCCAGGTGACGGTGCGGATGCATAACCAGCAGGTGAGAGCCGGCACCAACCAGAGGTCTGCGGGCAGTGTCTCCCGCCTgtcgcctcctctctctcccaccccctcccctctgtcccgccccctcccctctctcccgccccctcccctctctcccgcccgtcgcctcctctctctcccacccgtcgcctcctctcccgcccgtcgcctcctctcccgcccgtcgcctcctctctctcccgcccgtcgcctcctctctctcccgcccgtcgcctcctctctctcccgcccgtcgcctcctctctctcccgcccgtcgcctcctctctctcccgcccgtcgcctcctctctctcccgcccgtcgccttctctctctcccgcccgtcgcctcctctctctctctcccgcccgtcgcctcctctctctctctcccgcccgtcgcctcctctctctctctcccgcccgtcgcctcctctctctctctctctcccgcccgtcgcctcctctctctctctcccgcccgtcgcctcctctctctctctcccgcccgtcgcctcctctctctctctctcccgcccgtcgcctcctctctctctcccgcccgtcgcctcctctctctctctcccgcccgtcgcctcctctctctctctcccgcccgtcgcctcctctctctctctcccgcccgtcgcctcccctctctctctcccgcccgtcgcctcccctctctctctcccgcccgtcgcctcccctctctctctcccgcccgtcgcctcccctctctctctcccgcccgtcgcctcccctctctctctcccgcccgtcgcctcccctctctctctcccgcccgtcgcctcccctctctctctcccgcccgtcgcctcccctctctctctcccgcccgtcgcctcccctctctctctcccgcccgtcgcctcccctctctctctcccgcccgtcgcctcccctctctctctcccgcccgtcgcctcccctctctctctcccgcccgtcgcctcccctctctctctcccgcccgtcgcctcccctctctctctcccgcccgtcgcctcccctctctctctcccgcccgtcgcctcccctctctctctcccgcccgtcgcctcccctctctctctcccgcccgtcgcctcccctctctctctcccgcccgtcgcctcccctctctctctcccgcccgtcgcctcccctctctctctcccgcccgtcgcctcccctctctctctcccgcccgtcgcctcccctctctctctcccgcccgtcgcctcccctctctctctcccgcccgtcgcctcccctctctctctcccgcccgtcgcctcccctctctctctcccgcccgtcgcctcccctctctctctcccgcccgtcgcctcccctctctctctcccgcccgtcgcctcccctctctctctcccgcccgtcgcctcccctctctctctcccgcccgtcgcctcccctctctctctccagcccgtcgcctcccctctctctctcccgcccgccgcctcccctctctctctctcccgcccgccgcctcccctctctctctctcccgcccgccgcctcccctctctctctctcccgcccgccgcctcccctctctctctctcccgcccgtcgcctcccctctctctcccgcccgtcgcctcccctctctctctcccccgcccgtcgcctcccctctctctgccgcccgtcgcctcccctctctctcccgcccgtcgcctcccctctctctcccgcccgcccgtcgcctcccctctctctctcccgcccgtcgcctcccctctctctcccgcccgtcgcctcccctctctctcccgcccgcccgtcgcctcccctctctctctgccgcccgtcgcctcctcctcccccctccctggctcGCCCTCCGGCtcatcgctcccccctcccccctcaggcTCTGGTGATCTATGACCGGTTTGGACGGGTGATGTGCGGCGGAGAGGAGCCGCGGGACGTCCTGGAATACGTGGTGTTTGAGCGGCACGTGGTGAATCCGTACGGCGCCTGGAGGCTGCACGCCAAGATCGTGCCGGCCTGGGCACCGCCCAAAGAACCCATCGCCCGGGTAACTGGGGCGGGGCCTTAGTgagaagggggcggggccttagtgagaagggggcggggccttagtgagaagggggcggggccttagtgagaagggggcggggccttAGTGAGAAGGGGGCGGGGCCGGCAGTAATGAGATGCGGGTATACTCGGCTGCGTGCGCCACGTCTCCCGGCTTAACCCCGTGTTCTCTGTGTTGCAGACGGTGTTGTTACCGGGTCCTGCGCTGGCGCCGTGGCAGGAACTGGACGAGCTGAGGGAGCCGGGCGCGGAGCCTCCACACTTCCAGCACCGGCGCAAATAACCAGCGCCTCCCCtcatctcttcctcccccctcccccccggctcaagcactctccccctctctcccctccaccatcGGCTGGAGGACCCCCCCTGCGCTGGCGGGTGCAATGCGCGATGTCCACGTGTGTATCGTACGCGGCTGGGATTAAATCGGCCAAACTATTAAAGATGTCAGCAAAATGTGTCAGAGAGGCGCGTGTGGGGGAGACCCGTGTGACCTGGGGGTGCGGGAGTGTTAGTGTGTGGGGGAGCTGGGGGCACACGCCGTGTGGGGGAGCTGGGGGCACACGCCGTGTGGGGGAGACCCGTGTgacctgggggtgggggagtgttagtgtgtgggggagacCCGTGTGACCTGGGGGTGCGGGAGTGTTATGGTGGGGGAGACCCGTGTGACCTGGGGGTGCGGGAGTGTTATTGTGTGGGGGAGACGCCGTGTGACCTGGGGGTGCGGGAGTgttagtgtgtgggggagacCCGTGTGACCTGGGGGTGCGGGAGTGTTATGGTGGGGGAGACCCGTGTGACCTGGGGGTGCGGGGGTGTTATTGTGTGGGGGAGACCCGTGTGACCTGGGGGTGCGGGAGTGTTATTGTGTGGGGGAGACGCCATGTGACCTGGGGGTGCGGGAGTGTTATTGTGTGGGGGAGACCCGTGTGACCTGCTTGGGGGAGGATCTGCATGAGCACTGGAGGGGTATAAACTGGGAAGACTGGTACAGAGAGAGGTTCTCCtctacccccgccccccctcgctgttctctgctctccccccctcacccgtcgtcgctgttctctccccccccaatctctcgGTATTTCCCCCCCTGCTAATTTTACCTGTTTGTTATTTACTGGTTTTGATGTCTGTGTTTCCCTGGCATCCTTTCTCGCTGTGTAATGGgtagcggccattttaaattccctgcgAGATCAGTGCTCTGCAGCTGCCCGCGTAAAAATGTCAGACGCACGAGGAACAGCGGTGAAAAAAACGGAAACTTTTATTATTTAGAACGAGAAGATTCAGTAACAAAGGATCATTTCTACTCCGGAACTTTCTGTGTGCTTCCGATCGCAGAATAAAGTCATTTTACCGAAAGCCGTCCTCGCACGGAACCTGCCCCAGTCCCCCGCCCTCGCACGGAACCTGCCCCAGTCCCCCGCCCTCACCCGAAACCTGCCCCAGTCCCCCGCCCTCGCACGGAACCTGCCCCAGTCCTCCGCCCTCGCACGGAACCTGCCCCAGTCCCCCGCCCTCACCCGGAAC
This genomic interval from Ascaphus truei isolate aAscTru1 unplaced genomic scaffold, aAscTru1.hap1 HAP1_SCAFFOLD_1736, whole genome shotgun sequence contains the following:
- the MRPL45 gene encoding large ribosomal subunit protein mL45 — translated: MALRKIKEYDHDFTTKSFPEKAQEIFIAAHECLTQFERHKLHTLVTERCYPEMVRGNRYRTLRWRFLGSLEPPRVVQIRCHEMITKGNMYGQVTVRMHNQQALVIYDRFGRVMCGGEEPRDVLEYVVFERHVVNPYGAWRLHAKIVPAWAPPKEPIARTVLLPGPALAPWQELDELREPGAEPPHFQHRRK